CAGGGCGGGGGCCGCGATGCGGGCAACGCCGAAGCCGCCATCAAGGCCGCCGAAGCCGTGTTGGAGGGATAAGCGATGCCTGCACTCTGGATTGCCCATGTGAATGTCACCGACGACGAGGCCTATGGCCGCTACGCCAAGCTGGCTGGCCCGGCGATTGCCAAGCATGGCGGGGCCTTCATCGCCCGTGGCGGGCGTTACGTGCAGCTTGAGGGAAAGGATCGACCGCGCAACGTGGTGGCGAAATTCCCCAGCGTGGAGGCCGCCGAGACCTGCTATCACAGCCCGGAGTACCAGGAGGCGCTGAGCCATGCGCGCGATGCCTCCGAGCGGGACCTGGTGATCGTGGAGATCAACGAGTAAAACCGCTGTTGCGCCAGTTGGGCGTCATGGGTGCTCTGTGTCTAAGAAGATCAAGCCTTCCATGAGTTGGCGCACATAGTTGCAACGATCCTCACGCTGCGTCAGGTGAGCCCAGCTTTTGCGGATGAAGGTGTTGGGCGACATGTAGAGTATCATCGGGTTAACCTCGTCTCGTGTTATCCTTTCGTTGATCTCAATTCCGGCTTCGACCCTTTGCCGCGCCTTTGCCGGGAGGGACATGATTTGCATCGTATAGGCCAAGTATTCGGCGGTCGCAGGGCAATTTCCAAAAGGGCAGGGCGTTGAGTCATAGGCGGCGTGGGTCAGTTCATGTGCCAGAACGCTGTCGAAGAGGTCTTGCTTGCTGAGCTGGGAAAAAACGCTGTCGGCTGTACGTTTATCAAGGGCCGCGTCCGGAGTGAGAAGTTCGATATGGTTCTTGCCGCAATGGTAAAGGCCAAGGCATGTGTCGGGTAAATCGCTGACAATCGTGATTTTTACGGGGTTCGTCAGCTGTACATGACAGGCCCCCAATGTCTTCAGGACGTTTTGCGCTGATGTGCATGTGCGGCGGGCGAGTTTAGGATCGTCAGCTATCACTGATACGGGAATACCCTCACAGGCCAATGGCGAGGCGGCAGCCTGAGCGAACCAAAGACCGCTCAGCGCCGCGAGACTGGACATCCATTTCCCAAACAAGATGCGCATGAATTGCTAGCTGCCCCTTTTCCGGGGCAGTCTAGCACAGGTTAAGCCTTTTGGGCTTCTTAGCTGGATTTGGCGGCGCGCTTGCGCTCGTGCGGGTCGAGGTGCCGCTTGCGCAGGCGGATGTGCTGCGGGGTTACTTCGACCAGTTCGTCGTCGTCAATATAGGCAATCGCCTCTTCAAGGCTGAGGGTGACAGGCGTGGTCAGCCGTACGGCCTCGTCACTGCCCGAGGCGCGCACGTTAGTGAGTTTTTTGCCCTTGAGGGGGTTCACCTCAAGGTCGTTCTCGCGGCTGTGTTCGCCGATGATCATGCCTTGATACACTTTTTCTTGCGCACCGATGAACATGCGCCCCCTGTCTTCGAGGTTCCA
Above is a genomic segment from Roseovarius bejariae containing:
- a CDS encoding DUF1330 domain-containing protein → MPALWIAHVNVTDDEAYGRYAKLAGPAIAKHGGAFIARGGRYVQLEGKDRPRNVVAKFPSVEAAETCYHSPEYQEALSHARDASERDLVIVEINE